Proteins from a single region of Runella sp. SP2:
- a CDS encoding NAD-dependent epimerase/dehydratase family protein codes for MDKLTEPLILVTGANGLLGSAIVNYLLVNGHRVRGLRRSGSDMQLLNGVEAKVEWAEGDVLDVLALEKAFEGVTYVIHTAAIVSFIPKDQKLMYEINVQGTANVVNLALEVGVKKMAFVSSVAALGRPDPRMIDASKPTVIDENQKWEESPLNSNYGKSKYLAELEVWRGVAEGLSAVVVNPSMVLGEGDWTRSSTQLFKYAFDENKFYTEGLINYVDVLDVAEATVKLLVSEVKNERFVLSAGSTTYRELFTKIAEGFGKRPPSKLVSPFLTEIIWRVEALRSWLTGSKPLITKETAKTARTKFVYNGEKIQNALGFTYRPLDETVVRVCKTLKKS; via the coding sequence TTGGACAAATTAACTGAACCACTCATTTTAGTCACTGGCGCAAACGGCCTTTTAGGTAGTGCCATTGTAAACTATTTATTGGTAAATGGGCACCGTGTCCGTGGCTTACGTCGTAGCGGAAGCGACATGCAGTTGTTGAACGGCGTGGAGGCGAAGGTGGAATGGGCCGAGGGGGATGTATTGGATGTTTTGGCGTTGGAAAAGGCATTTGAAGGCGTTACCTACGTGATTCATACGGCGGCTATTGTTTCCTTTATTCCCAAAGATCAAAAACTAATGTACGAAATCAACGTGCAGGGAACGGCCAATGTCGTTAATTTAGCCTTAGAAGTAGGTGTCAAAAAAATGGCCTTTGTGAGTTCGGTAGCGGCGCTTGGACGACCCGACCCGCGCATGATTGACGCGTCGAAACCGACGGTGATTGATGAAAACCAAAAATGGGAAGAATCGCCCCTGAATTCGAATTACGGAAAAAGTAAATATCTGGCAGAGTTGGAAGTTTGGCGTGGCGTGGCGGAGGGACTTTCGGCGGTAGTGGTCAACCCAAGCATGGTGCTTGGCGAAGGCGACTGGACGCGGAGCAGCACACAATTGTTTAAGTATGCTTTCGATGAGAATAAGTTTTATACCGAAGGGCTAATCAATTATGTTGACGTACTAGACGTGGCAGAAGCGACGGTAAAGCTGTTGGTGTCGGAAGTTAAAAATGAGCGATTTGTACTAAGTGCAGGTAGCACAACTTACCGCGAATTATTTACTAAAATAGCCGAAGGCTTTGGAAAACGGCCACCTTCAAAGCTTGTATCACCCTTTTTGACAGAAATTATTTGGCGGGTAGAGGCACTTCGTTCATGGTTGACGGGAAGCAAGCCCCTCATCACCAAAGAAACTGCCAAAACCGCCCGAACAAAGTTTGTTTACAACGGAGAAAAAATCCAAAATGCGCTTGGATTTACTTATAGGCCGTTGGATGAAACGGTGGTGCGGGTTTGTAAAACGTTGAAAAAATCCTAG
- a CDS encoding FAD-binding protein yields MDKRTFLKTSSILLTGSMLSNLMSCKKADPRTNWAGNLTYSTGNLHIPKNVEELQEAIKKCKKVRALGTKHCFNTIADSKENQISTEAFNKIIGLDKDKNTVTVEAGIKYGEMCKYLDDNGFALHNLASLPHISVAGACATSTHGSGIKNGSLATAVSAIEFVNGKGELVTLTRESSGEEFGAAVVNLGALGIATKITLDVQPTFKMKQVVYQNLPMSALEKNFEAIMSGGYSVSLFTDWRNKNVSEVWVKSKAEDMKEVAPEYFGAKLATKNLHPIEALDPVNCTDQMGVEGPWYERMPHFKMGFTPSSGKELQSEYFVAFEHAYEGFMAIEKLNEKVAPHLFITEVRAIAADELPMSPFYKKTCVAFHFTWKQEVEAVMALLPEIEEALAPFAPRPHWGKIFTLKPAVLQSRIEKLADFKKIMEKHDPEGKFRNEFIETNLFGS; encoded by the coding sequence ATGGACAAACGAACATTTCTCAAAACCTCATCTATTCTTTTAACAGGTAGCATGCTTTCTAATTTGATGTCGTGTAAAAAAGCAGATCCGCGTACCAATTGGGCGGGAAATTTGACGTATAGTACGGGTAATCTACACATTCCAAAAAACGTGGAAGAGCTGCAAGAAGCGATTAAAAAGTGTAAAAAAGTGCGAGCACTGGGTACGAAACACTGTTTTAATACCATTGCCGACAGCAAAGAAAACCAAATCTCGACCGAGGCTTTTAACAAAATCATTGGTTTGGACAAAGACAAAAATACGGTAACAGTAGAGGCTGGAATTAAGTACGGAGAAATGTGTAAGTATTTGGATGATAACGGTTTTGCTCTTCATAACTTAGCCTCTTTGCCGCATATTTCGGTGGCGGGGGCGTGTGCTACTTCTACGCACGGCTCGGGTATCAAAAACGGAAGTTTGGCGACGGCCGTATCTGCTATTGAGTTTGTAAACGGAAAAGGAGAATTGGTAACATTAACGCGCGAAAGTAGCGGAGAAGAATTTGGAGCAGCAGTAGTCAATTTAGGGGCATTGGGTATTGCGACCAAAATTACGCTTGATGTTCAGCCTACTTTCAAAATGAAACAAGTGGTGTATCAAAACTTGCCCATGTCGGCCTTGGAGAAAAATTTTGAAGCCATCATGTCGGGTGGGTATAGCGTGAGTTTGTTTACCGATTGGCGCAATAAAAACGTAAGCGAGGTATGGGTTAAAAGTAAGGCCGAGGACATGAAAGAAGTCGCTCCTGAGTATTTTGGGGCAAAATTAGCTACCAAAAATCTGCACCCCATTGAAGCCTTAGATCCCGTTAACTGTACAGATCAGATGGGGGTAGAAGGCCCTTGGTACGAGCGTATGCCTCACTTCAAAATGGGTTTTACGCCCAGCAGCGGAAAAGAGTTGCAGTCGGAGTATTTTGTCGCTTTTGAGCACGCGTATGAAGGTTTTATGGCGATTGAAAAATTAAACGAAAAAGTAGCCCCTCATTTGTTTATTACCGAAGTAAGGGCGATTGCAGCGGATGAATTACCAATGAGCCCATTCTACAAAAAAACGTGCGTAGCTTTCCATTTTACGTGGAAACAAGAAGTGGAGGCGGTAATGGCGCTTTTGCCCGAAATCGAAGAGGCGTTGGCACCCTTTGCGCCTCGTCCTCATTGGGGTAAAATTTTTACCCTAAAACCTGCAGTACTTCAATCGCGCATTGAAAAACTGGCTGATTTTAAAAAAATAATGGAAAAACACGACCCCGAAGGCAAATTTCGGAATGAGTTTATCGAAACCAACCTTTTTGGAAGTTAG
- a CDS encoding DUF937 domain-containing protein, which translates to MNLFASLKETLTEGIVNQIAVQNNEKPEKIQKALDAFAASIVGGLIKRASNESGMKLIFNQAKNTPFSPEQLPRILKTPTELDEFKAAGEKILNTVLPGFKSPVCSMVTKYSGTKNSLASSLSGISMSIIISVLKKIVAEKQFDAESLAAYLGEQRESLLTIVPDLNDRIIETVGIQYLLQSFEVPRAEQSTTITKSSEPIPAKQPFLVGVDVEDSGLGRINFKWVGLGLLVVAVLGAGIYFWTQRDTSTVDTEVDADTLAEARTIQEPITANKTADTTAPATPTTPAATPTESPMATYLADATAAKGKAFKFDNVDFEDNTVQLKAAASQPVQALADLLKKYPTAQIKLVAYANDAKPPLTNKVLSVKRVYALKDQFIKSGISFVRVDAEGRGTGINPKDTTGRKQVPMREVWVKFVQK; encoded by the coding sequence ATGAACTTATTTGCATCTCTGAAGGAGACATTGACTGAGGGTATCGTAAATCAGATTGCGGTACAGAACAACGAAAAACCAGAGAAAATCCAAAAAGCACTTGATGCTTTTGCCGCTTCGATTGTGGGAGGGCTTATCAAGCGAGCCTCCAACGAATCGGGGATGAAACTTATTTTTAATCAGGCAAAAAACACGCCATTTTCCCCCGAACAACTGCCCAGAATTTTAAAAACGCCCACAGAACTAGACGAGTTCAAGGCCGCTGGCGAAAAAATCCTCAACACGGTACTTCCTGGCTTCAAAAGCCCTGTTTGTAGCATGGTGACGAAATACTCTGGGACAAAAAATTCGCTTGCGTCGTCGTTGAGTGGCATTTCGATGTCAATCATCATCTCAGTGTTGAAAAAAATAGTCGCTGAAAAACAATTTGATGCCGAGTCGTTGGCGGCCTATTTGGGAGAACAACGCGAAAGTCTCCTTACTATCGTACCTGACCTCAACGACCGCATCATCGAAACCGTGGGAATTCAGTACCTCTTACAGAGTTTTGAAGTACCTCGTGCCGAACAATCGACGACCATCACCAAAAGTTCTGAGCCTATTCCAGCTAAGCAACCATTTTTGGTCGGCGTCGATGTAGAAGATTCGGGTTTGGGACGAATTAATTTCAAATGGGTGGGGCTTGGTCTATTGGTCGTTGCGGTTCTTGGGGCTGGTATTTACTTCTGGACTCAGCGCGACACCTCAACGGTTGACACAGAAGTAGATGCTGATACGCTTGCCGAAGCCCGTACGATTCAAGAACCAATTACTGCTAACAAAACGGCCGACACTACTGCTCCTGCTACTCCAACGACTCCCGCCGCAACCCCGACCGAGAGTCCAATGGCTACCTATTTGGCAGATGCTACCGCAGCCAAAGGGAAAGCATTTAAGTTTGATAACGTCGATTTTGAAGACAATACGGTTCAATTGAAAGCAGCAGCTTCTCAGCCTGTACAGGCATTGGCCGACTTGTTGAAAAAATACCCAACCGCTCAAATCAAACTCGTAGCCTACGCCAACGATGCCAAGCCGCCATTGACCAACAAGGTGCTATCGGTAAAACGGGTGTATGCGCTGAAAGATCAATTTATAAAATCAGGCATTAGCTTCGTACGAGTGGACGCCGAAGGACGAGGCACGGGTATTAATCCTAAAGATACCACAGGCCGCAAACAAGTACCTATGCGTGAAGTTTGGGTGAAGTTTGTGCAGAAGTAG
- a CDS encoding iron-sulfur cluster assembly accessory protein translates to MVTVSDKAKDKILELRREEGRPEDSHIRVGVVGGGCSGLMYNLEFDSTKQPTDMEFQDKGIRIVVDKKSILYLAGTILDFSDGLNGKGFQFVNPNASRTCGCGESFAV, encoded by the coding sequence ATGGTCACAGTAAGCGATAAAGCAAAAGATAAAATCCTTGAATTACGTCGTGAAGAAGGGCGTCCTGAAGACAGCCACATTCGTGTAGGAGTGGTTGGCGGAGGCTGTTCTGGGCTGATGTATAATTTGGAATTTGATTCAACCAAACAACCCACCGACATGGAGTTCCAAGACAAAGGAATTCGGATTGTGGTTGATAAAAAGAGCATCCTTTACTTAGCTGGGACAATCCTCGATTTTTCGGATGGTCTCAATGGCAAAGGGTTTCAGTTTGTCAATCCAAACGCCAGCCGTACTTGCGGATGCGGCGAGAGTTTTGCGGTTTAA
- a CDS encoding GNAT family N-acetyltransferase: MEITLRPYELSDRTSLEEIFMMNTPKYFDPKELGDFLEYLDIFGDDYVVAVVDRRIVGGGGYWVRSFDQQGGLSWAFVHPDFQGTGVGKELALYRIDQIRQSGVAKTILVETSQHSFGFYEKLGFKLLNRQIDYWAKGIDLYSAVLEL; encoded by the coding sequence ATGGAAATTACATTACGCCCCTACGAACTCAGTGACCGCACCTCACTGGAAGAAATTTTTATGATGAATACTCCTAAATACTTTGACCCCAAAGAATTGGGCGACTTTCTGGAGTATTTGGATATTTTTGGAGATGACTATGTCGTAGCCGTTGTGGATAGGAGAATTGTGGGTGGTGGTGGCTATTGGGTGCGTTCGTTTGACCAGCAAGGAGGACTTTCATGGGCATTTGTGCACCCCGATTTTCAAGGTACGGGGGTTGGAAAAGAATTGGCTTTGTACCGAATTGATCAAATTCGCCAATCGGGAGTTGCTAAAACTATTTTGGTTGAAACGTCGCAACATTCGTTTGGTTTTTACGAAAAACTTGGATTTAAACTTCTAAACCGCCAAATCGACTACTGGGCCAAAGGAATCGACTTGTACTCCGCAGTGTTGGAGTTATAA
- the htpG gene encoding molecular chaperone HtpG encodes MEANVQAEKGQLSIHTDNIFPIIKKFLYSDHEIFLRELVSNAVDATQKIKKLADFGEFNGELGELKVSVKLDEEAKTITISDRGIGMTAEEIKKYINQIAFSGAAEFVEKYKEKEDTRGNIIGNFGLGFYSAFMVAKEVEIITKSFKDGSEGARWVCDGSTEFSIEPAEKTDRGTDIILHIAEDSEEFLSKYRLTEILEKYGKFLPIEIEFDEKIINNPTPIWVKAPSELKDEDYLAFYKELHPMGEDPLFWIHLNVDYPFNLTGVLYFPKLKNDFSARKEKIQLYSRQVFITDEVKDVVPDFLTLLHGVIDSPDIPLNVSRSYLQADGNVKKISGYITRKVADKLSEIFRNDREGFEKKFDDIGLFVKYGIISDEKFGEKAKEFCLVKNTQGKHFTFEEYTAQVKENQTDKNDTVVWLYASDLQKQDAYIQSATKRGYDVLVFDSVIDPHFINGIEYKLEKTNIKRVDADTLDKLIEKEIKLESVLSKDDEEKAKNLFEQTLGGAPKLTISVEPMPTDELPVVITIPEFIRRMNDMAATSGQKSMFGDMPQMLNVAINANHPVTQKILNADENEQKQLVRHAYNLALLSQGMLTGSELTAFVQQAVSRL; translated from the coding sequence ATGGAAGCAAACGTACAGGCCGAAAAAGGGCAATTGTCGATTCATACCGACAATATTTTTCCAATTATCAAAAAATTCCTCTATTCAGACCACGAAATTTTCTTGCGTGAGTTGGTTTCAAACGCCGTCGATGCCACTCAAAAAATCAAGAAATTAGCCGATTTTGGTGAGTTTAATGGCGAACTTGGTGAATTAAAAGTATCAGTAAAACTCGACGAAGAGGCCAAAACAATTACCATCAGCGATCGTGGTATCGGGATGACAGCCGAAGAAATCAAAAAATATATCAACCAAATCGCCTTCTCGGGCGCGGCTGAGTTTGTTGAAAAATACAAAGAAAAAGAAGATACCCGTGGCAATATCATTGGTAACTTTGGATTAGGTTTCTACTCGGCGTTTATGGTAGCCAAAGAGGTGGAAATCATTACCAAATCGTTTAAAGATGGCTCCGAAGGCGCTCGTTGGGTATGCGACGGAAGCACCGAATTTAGCATTGAACCCGCCGAAAAAACCGACCGTGGTACAGACATTATCCTCCACATTGCCGAAGATTCGGAAGAGTTTTTGAGCAAATACCGCCTCACCGAAATTCTTGAAAAATACGGCAAGTTTTTGCCTATTGAGATTGAATTCGACGAAAAAATCATCAATAACCCCACTCCTATTTGGGTAAAAGCGCCTTCTGAGCTCAAGGACGAAGATTATTTGGCGTTCTACAAAGAACTTCACCCAATGGGCGAAGACCCGCTGTTCTGGATTCACCTTAATGTCGATTATCCGTTCAATTTGACGGGGGTTTTGTATTTCCCCAAACTAAAAAACGACTTCTCGGCACGCAAAGAGAAAATCCAATTGTACAGCCGTCAGGTATTTATTACGGACGAAGTCAAAGACGTAGTACCTGATTTCTTAACGCTTCTTCACGGGGTTATCGACTCTCCTGACATTCCGCTCAACGTGTCGCGTAGCTACCTTCAGGCCGACGGCAACGTCAAGAAAATCAGTGGATACATCACGCGCAAAGTAGCCGACAAGCTTTCTGAAATTTTCCGCAACGACCGCGAAGGATTTGAGAAAAAGTTTGATGACATTGGCCTATTTGTCAAGTACGGTATCATTTCCGACGAAAAATTTGGCGAGAAAGCCAAAGAATTCTGCTTGGTTAAAAACACCCAAGGCAAACACTTTACGTTTGAGGAATACACCGCCCAAGTCAAAGAAAATCAAACCGATAAGAATGACACGGTGGTATGGTTGTACGCCAGCGACTTACAAAAGCAAGACGCTTACATCCAATCGGCTACCAAACGCGGCTACGATGTACTCGTGTTTGATAGTGTGATTGACCCGCACTTTATCAATGGCATCGAGTACAAGCTGGAAAAAACAAACATCAAGCGGGTAGATGCCGATACGCTCGACAAGCTTATTGAAAAAGAAATCAAGTTGGAGAGCGTATTGTCGAAAGACGACGAGGAAAAAGCGAAGAATTTGTTTGAGCAAACCCTCGGTGGCGCTCCTAAACTAACCATCAGCGTGGAACCCATGCCTACCGACGAGTTGCCAGTGGTTATTACCATTCCAGAATTTATCCGTCGTATGAACGACATGGCGGCTACCTCTGGTCAGAAATCAATGTTTGGCGATATGCCTCAGATGTTGAACGTGGCCATCAATGCCAACCACCCCGTGACGCAGAAAATCCTGAATGCAGACGAGAACGAACAAAAGCAATTGGTTCGTCATGCGTATAACTTGGCGTTGCTTTCGCAAGGAATGCTGACAGGTAGCGAGTTGACGGCTTTTGTTCAACAGGCAGTGTCACGTTTATAA
- the ettA gene encoding energy-dependent translational throttle protein EttA, which translates to MSNETIIFSMSGVSKVIPPNRQIIKNIYLSFFYGAKIGVLGLNGSGKSTLLRIIAGIDKAYTGEVVFSPGYSVGLLEQEPQFDPTKTVLEVVQEGTQEVVDLLKEFDQINEAFGDADADFDKLLERQGEVQERLDALDAWDLDSKLERAMDALRCPPSDALIANLSGGEKRRVALCRLLLKKPDVLLLDEPTNHLDAESVLWLEEHLRQYEGTVIAVTHDRYFLDNVAGWILELDRGEGIPWKGNYSSWLEQKQNRLAKEEKQESKRQKTLQRELEWVRMAPKARQAKSKARLGAYEKLLDEDMKQKEEKLELFIPSGPRLGNKVIEMEGVSKAFGDKLLFENLTFSLPPAGIVGIIGPNGAGKSTLFKLITEQAKPDSGSITIGETVQIAYADQEHNQLDPNKTVYQQVSEGNDWVLLGGKQSNARAYVSRFNFTGSDQEKKIGNLSGGERNRVHLAMMLKEGGNVLLLDEPTNDLDVNTLRALEEALENFAGCAVIISHDRWFLDRLCTHILAFEGDSQVYWFEGNFSDYEENRRKRLGTDVTPKRIKYKKLMA; encoded by the coding sequence ATGAGCAACGAAACTATTATTTTCTCGATGTCGGGGGTAAGTAAAGTAATTCCTCCCAACCGACAAATCATCAAAAACATTTATTTGTCGTTTTTCTATGGTGCTAAGATAGGCGTTTTAGGATTAAATGGCTCAGGAAAATCCACTCTTTTACGCATCATTGCAGGCATAGACAAGGCATATACTGGCGAAGTTGTTTTTTCACCAGGATATTCGGTGGGCTTACTTGAACAAGAACCCCAATTTGACCCCACCAAGACCGTTCTTGAGGTTGTCCAAGAAGGAACGCAGGAAGTGGTTGATTTATTGAAAGAGTTTGATCAAATAAATGAAGCTTTTGGCGACGCCGATGCCGATTTTGATAAATTGCTGGAACGACAAGGGGAAGTTCAGGAGCGCCTTGACGCCCTCGACGCCTGGGATTTGGACAGCAAACTCGAACGTGCCATGGACGCCCTCCGCTGCCCGCCGTCGGATGCGCTCATTGCAAATTTGTCGGGTGGAGAAAAACGCCGCGTGGCACTTTGCCGACTTTTATTGAAAAAACCTGACGTGCTTCTTTTGGACGAACCTACCAACCACTTAGATGCCGAGTCGGTACTGTGGTTAGAAGAACACCTTCGCCAATACGAAGGAACGGTCATTGCCGTAACGCACGACCGTTATTTCTTGGATAACGTGGCTGGCTGGATTTTGGAACTTGACCGTGGTGAGGGTATTCCTTGGAAGGGAAATTATTCTTCGTGGTTGGAGCAAAAACAAAACCGTTTGGCCAAAGAAGAAAAACAAGAATCAAAGCGTCAGAAAACCCTTCAACGTGAATTGGAGTGGGTACGCATGGCACCCAAGGCACGTCAAGCCAAGTCGAAGGCTCGTTTGGGGGCTTACGAAAAGCTCTTGGATGAGGACATGAAGCAAAAAGAAGAAAAATTGGAGCTTTTCATTCCGTCTGGGCCGCGTTTGGGTAATAAAGTGATTGAGATGGAAGGTGTCTCTAAAGCGTTTGGCGACAAGCTTTTGTTTGAAAACCTTACCTTTTCGCTCCCTCCTGCGGGTATTGTGGGTATCATTGGCCCCAACGGTGCGGGTAAATCGACTTTGTTCAAACTCATTACGGAACAAGCCAAACCCGACAGCGGCTCTATTACCATCGGAGAAACCGTGCAAATTGCGTACGCCGACCAAGAACACAACCAACTCGACCCCAACAAAACTGTGTATCAACAAGTTTCGGAAGGCAACGATTGGGTTTTGCTCGGTGGCAAACAAAGCAATGCCCGCGCCTACGTGAGCCGTTTTAACTTTACAGGAAGCGATCAGGAAAAGAAAATTGGCAACTTGTCGGGTGGAGAACGTAACCGTGTTCACTTGGCGATGATGCTCAAAGAAGGAGGCAACGTATTGCTGCTCGATGAACCTACCAACGATTTGGACGTCAACACCCTACGCGCCTTGGAGGAAGCCCTCGAAAACTTTGCGGGCTGCGCCGTGATTATCTCCCACGACCGTTGGTTCTTAGACCGTCTTTGTACACACATATTGGCTTTTGAGGGCGACTCTCAGGTGTATTGGTTTGAAGGAAACTTCTCCGATTACGAAGAGAACCGCCGCAAACGTTTAGGAACGGACGTAACACCAAAACGGATTAAGTACAAGAAGTTGATGGCGTAA
- a CDS encoding ferredoxin--NADP reductase → MKHFHLKVKEVIKETPDAATIAFWHPLSEMIKYQAGQFLTILLTINGEKVRRSYSMSSSPHTDTAPAVTVKRVPGGLVSNWLLDNVKEGDFLEVLEPMGHFQVLPDARNARTVVLIGAGSGVTPLISIAKSVLKVEAESRVVLLYGNRKEESIIFKQQLDELSRIYGNRFVLYYALTQPSDAWVGVRGRLNKSTILEIFEGIGGLKNASAEYFLCGPDGLMEMTKETLLTWGVAEEKIHRESFATATTHVVHEAEDDGSLKTQEVKVLYEGEEYTFNVEPHQTILEAALELDIDLPYSCQAGMCTACMGKCTSGKVQLDEEDGLTKSELNQGYILTCVAHPLTKGVVIEIE, encoded by the coding sequence ATGAAGCATTTTCATCTTAAAGTTAAAGAAGTTATCAAAGAAACCCCCGATGCGGCTACGATTGCTTTTTGGCATCCGTTGAGCGAAATGATTAAATACCAAGCGGGACAATTTTTGACAATATTGTTGACCATCAATGGCGAAAAAGTGCGTCGCTCGTACTCAATGAGTAGCTCGCCCCATACCGATACTGCACCCGCCGTCACCGTCAAACGTGTTCCAGGAGGTTTGGTTTCCAATTGGCTTTTGGACAACGTCAAAGAAGGAGATTTTTTGGAAGTGCTCGAACCCATGGGGCATTTTCAAGTATTGCCCGATGCGCGCAATGCCCGCACTGTTGTGTTGATTGGCGCTGGGAGCGGTGTTACTCCTTTGATTTCTATTGCCAAATCGGTGTTAAAAGTAGAGGCGGAGAGTCGGGTAGTGCTCTTGTACGGCAATCGGAAAGAAGAAAGTATTATTTTTAAACAACAACTCGACGAGTTGAGCCGTATATATGGCAATCGCTTTGTGCTTTATTATGCCTTAACTCAGCCTTCCGACGCGTGGGTTGGTGTGCGAGGCCGTTTGAATAAATCAACTATTTTAGAGATATTCGAAGGAATAGGAGGGTTGAAAAACGCATCGGCTGAGTATTTCTTGTGTGGGCCAGATGGATTGATGGAAATGACCAAAGAGACGTTATTGACGTGGGGCGTAGCCGAAGAAAAAATCCATCGGGAGAGCTTTGCCACGGCCACCACCCATGTAGTCCATGAGGCTGAGGACGACGGAAGCCTAAAGACGCAAGAAGTCAAAGTCTTGTATGAAGGCGAAGAATATACCTTTAATGTAGAACCGCACCAAACGATTTTGGAAGCTGCCCTCGAACTCGATATTGACTTGCCCTATTCGTGTCAGGCGGGGATGTGTACAGCTTGCATGGGAAAATGTACGTCGGGAAAAGTGCAACTGGACGAAGAAGATGGCCTTACCAAATCGGAGTTAAACCAAGGGTATATTTTGACGTGTGTTGCTCATCCACTTACCAAAGGAGTGGTTATTGAGATTGAATAA